The genomic region TTTTTGTGATAGTTGTTTTTGCTTATGTTTAATACAATATTGATTTGTGAAACAAGGCTGGTTTTTGGTGTTGTCAATTATTTTGTGTAGCTATATTTTTTCATTAACCCATATATCATAAAATTGAGAAATACAGGGCAAACATGGATTTAAAAGTAAAAAGCTAGAACTTTCTGAAAAAACTTTGATAACCGCCCCCTTCTCCACCACTCTCTTCAATATATGAATATTTTACCATTTTTTCATAATATTATCATTGTAAAATTCAAATTACTATCATTATCATTGTAAAATTCAAATTACTATCATTTTCAAACGATAAATTAAACATATCAATCCAATGTATTATAAATTTGACCTTCCATTACAATTGAAAAATTTGAATGATATACTTAATAAAACAAATTATTTTCAACATGCAAATAGAACTGACATTCATCTTTGTAATATAAATGATGATAATCTGTAATTGTATAACCATTACACTTTCTTTTGTATGATATAAATGACGTTCTGTATAACCATTGCACTTTTTTTATAATGTAAATGACAACCTGTATAACCATTACACCTCCTTTACAATATCGTTTCTTAAGGTGTGATGGCTCTCTAAAGAATATGCTTGGCTAAGACAGAAACTAGTGCGATTAATACCTTTTTCTACTGGAATACATATGCAGTGTATTATGTGAAGAGATCTTAAGGGCAACTGAATTCTCCATCTATGTTCGGTTGAACAGGAATATTAACGGCCAGGATGATGATGAAGCGGCTCTTCCGGCCCTTACACTGCCTGCGCGCATTGGATTTTACAGCCAGGTTAGGAACGCTTACGCCCGTTTTCCCGATGACATTCTCAAGCCAGATCGAAATTAAAATTATCAATCCCGAGGGCATTGTGCATTTGCAAAACCCCTTTGCTCAGTTCGCTGCCTCTAAATTTAATCTCTCTCCCGCCAAAATCGATCAAATGTGCAAATTATGCCCTACTTTGAAGAGGCTCAAAACCCTGGAAAAGGTGGAGCAATTTGTTTGCATGCTGGAAAATATCGGCTGCAAACCAAATCAAATTGCAAAAATAATGGTATGCAATCCAAACAATATAACGACTAGCGTAGAAAATGTGTTACAACCCAAACTCCAACTATTGAGAGAGTCGGGGATTGAGGAGGCAGATATGGCAAAGGTTTTGACGTTGGCGTCTTCCGTGTTAACTAGAGGCCTCGAGCACGAGCTTATTCCCAGGATCAAGCTTCTTAAAAGTGCATTTCAGTCTCACGATTTATTCATCAAGGCCGTGTTAAGATCCCCCAAAGTTCTTACAATAAGGCAGGAGATTTTGGCGAAATCTCTTGCCTTTTGGGAGGGATGTGGTATTAGTGGGATGAATCTCGCCAAGTTTTTATATCTGAACCCATACCATCTGCTAAACTTTTCTTTGACGCCTGCTCATGCTGATCTTATTCATGCGATCGGTGCCCCCAAGGGAAGCACAACGTATAAATATGTTTTGTTGGTCGTGATGACTCACCGCACTAATACATTAGAGCTTAGAATGCGAAATCTTCAATTGTGTGGGTTCTCCACTGAGGAAATTATGGAATTGTTTAGGGTTTCTCCCCACATCTTTACTTACTCCACAGAAAAGGTCAGGCAGACAATGCAGTTTCTAATCAATGACATGGAACTCCCAGCAAATTCTGTGTTAAGGCATCCTTTGCTATTAAAAAAGAACTTGGGAAGTGTCATTAAGCCTAGGTTTCTAGTTTTGCAAGCGATCAAATCCATTAATGGGCTTGGGCCTTATGATCCCAAACGGCTTTGTACCATTTTAAGGATGCCAGAGGAAAGGTTTCTTTGCAAGATTGTTAAAGGGAATACTGAGCATATGGCACTTTATGAAAAGGCCATAGCTAAATCTCAATTGACGAAAAGGTCACAGGTGGCAGAAAGATCTCAATGAAGGCCTATTAGTCTTGAGCATTTGATCTTTTGATTTAGAGCGTAAGACTCAGGGCACTTTAACTTTCACACAGGTATGGGTTGTTGCTATTCCAAGAATGGCTTGGAATCAGACCAAATTGATATGAATCGTCCATTGATTTACAGTGAACTACAATTGTGTTTGCAATTCTTAAGAGAAAGAAGACTGTACCACACAGGTGGCAGTACAGCTGGATTTGGTTCCTTGCAGGGACGATAGGAGGAAAAGATTGGTTTTACAGTACTGGAGTACAGGTAAAGGAGAAACAAGACTGGCTTCGCAGTGGTGGCTGCCAACTAAAGTTTCCTCTCTGAACCAAAATGAACCCCTTTAAGTACGGTATGCTGAAATTTTTAACTTAGTCAGTTGCTTTCGATAGCAGCCATTCACTGTGTCGTAATTGCTTAGTTTTCAAGCATTATTGGTTTCAAGCAAAGGAAACATTTAAAAATACTATTTTGAACTTAACGTCGTTCAGGATTAAGGAGTACTTAATTTTACAAAATGCATATATAtcttttggaaacaatttttgtaCGAGAAAGGCTAGCTTAGTCCGAGAGTTTTATCTATGGCTTCTATCTATATGAAATCGATGTATCATATCATTGTATATTCCCTTTCCACGATATTGCTTATTGCTTTTACAATAATATGATCCGCTAAAAATATTTTATGTCCATTTCAAGTCAGTGGTGAAGTATTTTAGCCGATATAACACTTCACCTATAGATTCACAGTCTCTAGAGAATTGAGAGACTCAATTGACAAAAGGAGATTGAAGCAATTGCCCATCTAAAAAGGGACGAGTTTGACTCAATCATCAAGAGAATACTCGATACAATTGGCTGGCCTCTTGAGTTCTTCCCTCCCCCGACGGAAATATAGAAGTATACAAGAAGTTTGCAAATCTTTTACAAAGGGGCATATTGGAATGCAGTTTTGTAGGGTATGACAACGATGTTAGGTTTATTTAAAGTTTTTGTTATTGTTTAATTAGAGGGAGTCAATCCATTTACCTTTCGGAATAACGAAGCTACAATCCTTGACAAATACGAGTGTAGTAAGGGTTTGAACTCTGTGGCTGGCGTGGGCCCCATCATAAAACCCACATTGATCCCCACAAAAAATGAAATATGACATTACAATAACATGCATTAATATatgaaatatattattattttgagTATTTTATATCTTTAAATGAGTTGTATGAAAAATTTCTTCACTTTCAGGTATTTCTGTTTCTACTGGCAATGTGTTTTCCTTACATTTGCTGGGTATAACAAACCCTAGGGAATTATAAATCATGCTCTAAACAAATCTTTGAAACTCATTAATAAATCTTATTCTAAGGATATGTTTCTTACAGCTTTAAGTTTTATGTTTTTGTTAGATAACATGAGAATATAGTCTTATGAAGAAAATGATTTTATGTTTTATTAAGTTTTCAGGAGGACGGATGTTTTTGGGAGGTCATTTTTAGGGGATGATTATTAAAAAAAGTagataaaattttttaaaaaaggaaaatttgaagattCATATGATAACATTAGTAAGGCATTCATTATATAAATTATAGAACTTAATACATAACATTAAAGTTCAACTGGGATTTCAATGAGAGTTGGCAAATGAATTAACAAAAGTCAATTGTTTTCATTGTTACTCTACATATGTATTGATAAAACTCTAACAAATGTTTAAAGGCTGCTAGTTTCAACTATAAAATGACAAGCATTAAAAATATTCTGCTGTTCCTAATCAGCATCTGCTAACATTGCATCAAAATTGGAATTTAAGTCACTACCATTATGAGAGTCTGCCTCATCGAATAGAACTCCAACCAATCACTAATCACTCTTGTATCTCCTCCACATCAACTAGTGTGGCATCTTTTGTCATGCCTCACCTAAATCGCAGCCTTAACAAAAATAAATGTAGCCTTATAACAATTAAACCTGGGCGGCAGCAAACAAATGGAGGAGGGCCGACTAATATTAGGgagaaattaattatttaaaagaggGCTGACGAGGATTAACTGAACCATGATCGAGGGTGCCGGCTAGATAAAATTATAagcaatatttaaataatattgattTCTTTAAGGGCTGACTGAGACTTGTTAAGACAGCACCCAGCTTTGGAAAGGTGTGACTCCTGCCAAAGGCATGGGGTTTCATAAAGAGGTATGACTCCCTCCAgatggagatataaaggaaagaataATTCATCCAAGGAAGACATCGAATGATCAAGGAAAATAAGCAGAAAAAGAATTAAAACCGGAAGATACTAGCAGCAATTCTAAATAAGAGATAAATCTGATAAATAAACAGAATTATAGATTTATGCACATGTGATCATGCAATAGGGATGCTTGCAGAAATTACTGACCTTTGCAAGTAATATAAATGTTTATCTTTATTATAAATATGTGCTAAGGGATTTGATTaataatctattttaaatttaGAGAAATAAATTACAAATAGGAAGGATGGCCAGCCTTCCGAGTTCACAAGACCCAAGCACGCCAATCTGAGATGAATGTTATGCTTGTGGGCCAGGGGACATTGAGTGCCCTATGAGGTCCCATCAAGTAtgctacctgttgtgacgttttcacacatcgccccattgcaaatggggacccccacttttttctgctttctaggcTAGTTTTGGAGTCTTTTAGCTATTTGCCTTTCATTTGAAGAAGTGCAGTTGGTCAAGAGCCGATCAAGTTAAGTCTCTCTAGTGAGGTCAGTCAGTTTTCAAGGTTCAGGAAGTGAATGGTTCACATCTTTGCTCGCTCTAATGGAAATGAAatccaaaatttggctaaggcatgaaagAAACCTTGTCGTTCTAGGCTAGAATCATTTTGTCCTTTGACTTAGAGCATTTATACAATTGCATGATCAAACCGTTCTAGGCTAGAAAGCTTCTTGTTCTAGGCTAGAACGCCTTGTCCTTTGACCAAGTACGTGTCGTCCTTTGACTGTGATGATCTATGAGTGGAGCGATTTTTCCTGACAAGCTAAGTCTGCTTTGAGATGAGGAGAGATGATGTCGCCTTGAACTTTAAAACGATGCAATTCATTTGATGAGGTACGATGAACAAGGAGATAATAGTCTGCCCAATGCATGCAAGGCATAGCATTGATTTGGTGAGATTACCTAATGCGAAGCATGAATAGATGGCGCCATCTCAAGGTTGAATCATCACGCCACTATGCTGTCCGTACAAGGCACATTCAATGTGAGTTTCAAACTCAAGGATGATCTCAAAGAATCAATGCAATCCATTAAATGAAAATTGTCATACAGGAGGAGAACATTTAAATCTGGTAACTGTGACTTAAGTTGATCAATGCAAAGCATTTAATTTGATATAGCCAGTTGATTGTATTTAAAGCAAATTTTAAAATTCTAAGCGCAGGCTATAAATGATAATTACGATGCATTCAATATATGCTATCTGCCTTTACAAATGGTTGCAAGGTTATTTCATTCAATGATTTAAATTGCAGAACTCGAAGTCCTTTATTGAAATCGATTGCAACACATTTTATGAATGATAATTTGCCTTTATGGATCGGTTGAGAAGCGTTTAATGTGAGAGGTAAAATAAAAtgaatttgtttttccaagataccACGATTTTGAATGAGGTGCTTTCATTTACAATCTGAAAGTGAAGATCACAAATCATCAAATTAATGCACTCAACTTGCCCCATTGTTTTAATTACAACGCATCCAATGAAAGTTACCGAGGGCCTGTGATGGAGTACCGAGTTTCATAAAAAGGCAATTAAATGAATGTGTTTTTCATTGTATTTGATCAACACACAAAATCGATGATCTTCGTATACAACGATTCTGTCCTAATGAGTGAACTTATTCTTGGCAGCGATTATTAATGCAAACAGATATTGAGGCCATCTCAATGCGATTTTAGGGACTATGTGAAGCGATTCTGATTTGTCTTCATTTTCCAGAAATTTGGGATCATCATTTGGCAGCGAATTCATCTCCACACACAGCGACTTCATTTAGAGACAGCAAATTGGTAGCTGTGAGCATCATTATATCCCTTGGCTGAAGTGACTCCTTAAGTTGGAACAGCGATTACATTTTACATAAGCGAGTTGATCAGCGATTACATTTTACATAAGCGAGTTGATCAGCAATCCTATCATTGGCGTGTGATCCAGGTTACGCTAAACATCCCTAGCTACAGAGAACTCATCTTGTTCACAGCGAATTAACTTCATTTTGATCAGCAaatctgatttagggcaccaatttAATCATACATATCAGTCGAGTTTGTCATTGATAGGAGGCGAATTCATCCATGTTGATCAGTGATGTTTCATTAAAACAAAAGGTGAGATTGTTTAGGTATCAAATTTTTTCATCTTCCACAGTGAACTAACCTTTCCAGACAGCGAACCTGTCATAAAAAAGAATGATATTATATTTATCAGCGACAGTGATCTTATCATTGATCAACAAGCAAAGGGAAATCATCAATTCTACTTCGGCATTACCTTGATAAGGGGCAATTTTGCCCAGTCGTCAATCAAATTGAAGTTTCCAGCTAGAATTGAATCTATTTGCAAGTCTGAATTGACTAATATTTGATCATTTCTACTGAAATCAGACCTTATTTCAGTGCTGCTATACCTTGTCATTTATCCAGTTCCGCCTTAGAGGTGTTTATTTAGTATATTTTGACCATCTTTGAGCATTGACAAGGGTTCATCATTAGTAATGGTGATCATTGTGTTTCACGTTAAGGGATAGATGAGCATGTTTTAATCAAGGGTTATGAGTCCTAGTCTAGGCAATTaagttttgtttgcaaattaattatcATTTTACAAAACTAACCTAGACAACTCTTACAGGTTAAGGTTGGCCAGAGCACTGGCTAGAGCACGACAAACGCTCGTCAAGGAAGACATTGCACTCCAAGTTGTCCTAGACAAGAACAAGGCATTCTAGACAATAACGAGATCTGTCCAAGGCAATGACAAGGTTCGTCCAAGGCAATGACAACGTTTGATGCAAGCAATCAGCATGAGGAGTAATGGAAAAGCAACATCAAGGCAAAGGATAGCATCAACATCAAGCACTCATGGATGgaaattttcacaatcttgaatttccttcgcaaatccaagaatcattgtcaGTATAGCCATACGGAAGCTCCAAAATGCAAGTGATCGACATGAGCAAAGTCATCATCACATCAGGAGCTTGATAATgctgagtatcaagagatatgcctcattcatctACAACTTGTGATTAGTTACAAAGAACAAGCTAAGGTGGTGCCtagtcatcacttatccaatcatatcattttaatgtaaggtgtccagattcaatgaacctgactcaTCCTACAAAGAAGATAATTACCACATGTGGACACAGAGTTCGATATACCTACCATCGTCATCTATTGGTCAATTATTCAAAGGACACGTGTCCCATCAATTGTaaatttatcattggtcaagcattaaatgctttgcaatgggtgtaacaaaccgtaattagggtttctatctttcaatcttggccattgattgtgaatcaatctgagccattcaattgtaatgagagcactatataaggctccacttcttcatttgtaagagTTAATATCGAATAGAGAGTGAATATACAATTAATAGTAGTTGATCAATAGGAAGTAGCAagcaaatagttagagtagagtagaaagagaaggcaaagattgttgccaagatattgttgcaagaagcatgtaaacttcattgaagatatggtgaattctatgtgttgattcaacaatttgcatggtctctacttctcatttgatTTTCATATTATTTatatgaatggaagaactttgtgcatgatcaatggtgaaattcgtatatccatactactaacactatGCCAATGGTAAAGTGCCCTGAGTAGTCAACTGGATCCATTTTAGCCaggcttaacttcaattatcggtttttcattgatatgttgatgatttatagcttcggtCGGAGTAATCCCATCAAATCATATGTATAAGTAATGCTGATTATACCATCAACATGATTAATGATTTGttaatatgtatgtatacatattaatatatgtaataataataagtgttattattattatatatatgaatatctATACATACGTAAGTATCGATTATattgatcaaatggaatgatcaataTAATAATCGATCTTCCACATTAAACAGTTCGATATTATTAATTGCTGTTTGAATCGACTATGGTCGATCATCAATATCAAACACGATTATGTGAATTGTTACCTTACTGTTAATAATAACAAACGATTATGTGAATTGCTGTTTAGAGAGGCATCTCGATGAAGAGACATGTCTCCACGTACATGGAGGCATGTCTATTCATTGACATGCTCTAACCATGTCATATATATCATGATCGATTTCGATTCTAAAGGTTAGTACATAAATCGAAAGTGCAAGCCAATAAGACATCGATCTCCTTCATTTGCAGTCCAGCAAATACTTTGTGAATTAATTTGTGTTCTCCTCATATTTGCAGCAACCTGCACATAGAGTTCATAGTCATATACCTTAGTTGTGAACTAAGtaatagaaagaaaattaaaactacTCACATATCAAATCTGATCCAAATTTAAcatgatatgcatcaacttgatggtgtctatgcttgtggtggtgatttgaaaatcataaagctatccataggagattgcactagccttgtggagatgttcgctGTATGTTGAAGCAAGACTTAGTTGGATTTCATCAAAGATTGTTCATCGCTCTTACATTCCTAGAGTTAGATTAGCTTCCTCAACcctatccttttttcctttttttctaaaatcaagtgAAATCTCACGTTCCAACGAtattcaaagcattcaagcattcaacgtaagtccaccttgtgattccagcaatatcacatcatatacaactgagtctatccaagagcacgtcaagacctgacattcaagaaccttggagtcgtcccaCTTGATCATGTTTTTTAGCATttgggagtctttgttcaagagaggatagaatacttagcattttattctgtgttgcatagtgcgtaaaaacaccatcaacactaCCTTGGGATGGAATGGATGACCAGCCTTCCATGCTCATGGGCCAGGAGGTGGAATGGAAGATCGGCCTTCCATGCTCTTGGGCTTCAACAAGGAGGATGGCCAGCCTCCAAGGTGAACTGAGGAATGGAAGTGCGGccctgtaatgtccctactagttagagatcattgtcctgcaaaacagactgttagaatgcaacaaaaaatatatatatatatatattactaatctaatttgcaattaaacttcaattacttaattaaaactaatctcaattcttatttagtaaaaaggatacgaatgcagtattgggatatgtccttaggcggttgtaatgccggccttcttggaacccatcatgGTTCCAAGCCTTACCAGGGAAATCGATGGATAAGTTGATCCCCATCTTGGATGTAGCATCGTACAACCAAGCTTACCAAGGAAGAtcgtcatatatgatcaattccttgccttggattgGATGATAcattttatcatccaagtctacTAGAGAGGACCGgcaagatccgtctcttcttgggtgaGCTTTGACACCCAAGCctttaacatatatgcatatgaatactcagtatatactgcctaccagggattatcataatcccgaATTAGGCTAAGGGTATTTTCTCCCCATAGCCTCCATCACATAGccaaattattattattcatataacattttatatttcattatcattttaatctaTAATTTAAGCCTGCCTCTACATATTTCTTAATTACTATTATTGCTCCTACAAACATACATCTAtcctgcatacatacatatgtatattggTACATATACATGAGACAATATAATTATAAGACTATAACTCTATCAACGTGATTTGTGAGCTATCATATATGACAGAGCTatttatacacatatatgtgtgtgtgtggcacacacgtccacacacatatatttCTCTGTGGCCTACAAACTGACCGCTTACCTTTTCCACAGTCTGTTGGTGCAGCCTTCTCGTTTTCCTCCTACTCCCCGTGCCTCCCTTTGATCTGCGGTTTGTCTTTCTTAATACCCGTGGAGGGAGGGGTTGCGTCCCACCACGGGATCCCTTCCGTGGGAAGGGGTTTGACGGTGGTCGCAGCCCAGGGCTGCGACTCCCGTCCCATCACTTCCCGCGGGGGGGTAATACCCGTGGCTTTATTAactctttcatttaaaaaaaaatgaactttAGCTTATAGAATATGTCAATACCATTTAAtaattaacattatttaattattaataattcatttcttcatcatgtaatatattaaatatattaacattatttaataatttatttcttatattaaccttctttaatatattaacattatttaataatttatttcctcatttaatatattaacattattttaataattgatttcTTCATTTTATATATTTGTACTGAACTCAGTAATGGATGCAAAAATAAAGAGTAGATTTCTATGATACCGAGGTAAGATATACATCATGTGATACAGTAGAGTGTTATCACAGGCCCACCTTCCATTCTCTCGCAATACAAGGGCAACCATCCTTGAGACTACAGTTTGCAAACGTTTCAACAAATTCCTAATCAGATTATTATGGGAATCCACATGAGAATGGCTATTGCTTATTTAGATTCCAATATGAATGATGTTTATGGATAACATGGTGTTTACTAATGATTAGTAAGATATATGTTATCATGGCTCATG from Cryptomeria japonica chromosome 3, Sugi_1.0, whole genome shotgun sequence harbors:
- the LOC131049115 gene encoding uncharacterized protein LOC131049115; translation: MMMKRLFRPLHCLRALDFTARLGTLTPVFPMTFSSQIEIKIINPEGIVHLQNPFAQFAASKFNLSPAKIDQMCKLCPTLKRLKTLEKVEQFVCMLENIGCKPNQIAKIMVCNPNNITTSVENVLQPKLQLLRESGIEEADMAKVLTLASSVLTRGLEHELIPRIKLLKSAFQSHDLFIKAVLRSPKVLTIRQEILAKSLAFWEGCGISGMNLAKFLYLNPYHLLNFSLTPAHADLIHAIGAPKGSTTYKYVLLVVMTHRTNTLELRMRNLQLCGFSTEEIMELFRVSPHIFTYSTEKVRQTMQFLINDMELPANSVLRHPLLLKKNLGSVIKPRFLVLQAIKSINGLGPYDPKRLCTILRMPEERFLCKIVKGNTEHMALYEKAIAKSQLTKRSQVAERSQ